Proteins found in one Triticum aestivum cultivar Chinese Spring chromosome 4D, IWGSC CS RefSeq v2.1, whole genome shotgun sequence genomic segment:
- the LOC123099923 gene encoding alanine--glyoxylate aminotransferase 2 homolog 3, mitochondrial: protein MLGARRSFSRLAAAVRTPVEVPRMPAFDHVPLPYDGPSAVEIARKRAEYLSPSLFHFYSKPLNIVEGKKQYLYDEHGRRYLDAFAGIATVCCGHTHPDIIDAITAQANRLQHSTVLYLNHAIADFAEALAAKMPGDLKVVFFTNSGTEANELAIMMARLYTGSHDIISLRNSYHGNASGTMGATAQKNWKFNVVQSGVHHAVNPDPYRGAFGSDGEKYARDVKEIIEFGTTGHVAGFISEAIQGVGGIVEVAPGYLPLAYDAVRKAGGLCIADEVQAGFARVGSHFWGFETHGVIPDIVTMAKGIGNGIPLGAVVTTPEIAQVLTRRSYFNTFGGNPLCTAGGLAVLKVLDRERLQENAFIVGAYLKDRLRGLQEKHQIIGDVRGTGFMLGVELVTDRQLKTPAKDEICQAMEHMKDMGVLVGKGGFYGNVFRITPPLCFTKEDADFFVDVMDIALSKL, encoded by the exons ATGCTGGGGGCTAGGAGATCGTTCTCTAGGCTCGCCGCGGCGGTTAGGACGCCGGTGGAGGTGCCGAGAATGCCGGCGTTCGACCACGTGCCGCTGCCCTACGACGGGCCGAGCGCCGTCGAGATCGCCAGGAAGCGCGCCGAGTACCTCAGCCCCTCCCTGTTCCATTTCTACTCCAAGCCC CTCAACATTGTGGAGGGGAAGAAACAGTACCTGTACGACGAGCACGGGCGGCGCTACCTGGACGCGTTCGCCGGCATCGCCACCGTGTGCTGCGGCCACACCCACCCCGACATCATCGACGCCATCACCGCGCAGGCCAACCGCCTGCAGCACTCCACCGTGCTCTACCTCAACCACGCCATCGCAGACTTCGCCGAGGCGCTGGCCGCCAAGATGCCCGGCGATCTCAAG GTCGtcttcttcaccaactccggcacGGAGGCCAACGAGCTGGCCATCATGATGGCGCGGCTGTACACCGGCTCCCACGATATCATATCTCTCCGGAACTCCTACCACGGCAACGCCTCCGGCACCATGGGTGCCACCGCACAGAAGAACTGGAAGTTCAATGTTGTTCAG AGTGGCGTGCACCATGCCGTCAACCCGGACCCCTACAGAGGCGCCTTCGGCTCGGACGGCGAGAAGTACGCGCGGGACGTCAAGGAGATCATCGAGTTCGGCACCACCGGCCACGTCGCCGGCTTCATATCCGAAGCTATCCAG GGTGTTGGTGGGATCGTGGAGGTGGCGCCTGGCTACCTGCCCCTGGCGTACGACGCTGTGAGGAAGGCCGGCGGCCTCTGCATCGCCGACGAGGTCCAGGCGGGCTTCGCGCGTGTCGGTAGCCACTTCTGGGGGTTCGAGACCCATGGCGTGATCCCTGACATTGTCACCATGGCAAAG GGCATCGGCAACGGCATCCCTCTGGGCGCCGTGGTGACGACGCCGGAGATCGCGCAGGTCCTGACCAGGCGGTCCTACTTCAACACGTTCGGCGGCAACCCGCTGTGCACCGCCGGTGGGCTCGCCGTCCTCAAGGTGCTCGACAGGGAGAGGCTCCAGGAGAACGCCTTCATCGTCGGCGCCTACCTCAAAGACCGCCTCCGCGGCCTCCAGGAGAAGCACCAAA TCATCGGCGACGTGAGGGGAACAGGCTTCATGCTTGGCGTGGAGCTTGTGACCGACCGGCAGCTCAAGACCCCGGCCAAAGACGAGATTTGCCAGGCCATGGAGCACATGAAAG ATATGGGCGTTTTGGTCGGAAAGGGGGGCTTTTACGGCAACGTGTTCAGAATCACTCCCCCTCTGTGCTTCACCAAGGAAGACGCTG ATTTCTTCGTCGATGTGATGGACATAGCGCTGTCAAAGCTCTGA